Within Burkholderia diffusa, the genomic segment TGATCGACGACGGCTACGAAGGCCGCTGGATCGCGCCCTGACGGCGTCGGTCGCCTCTCCGCTACAAACGCGTACAAACGAGACACATCCCGGATACGTCAGACCTTTCAAATGGGCAACGCCGCACGACCGGCGCACGCCCGAATGGAAGTGAAGGCGCGCTCGGCCACGCGGCATGTTCACTTTCCACTTCACGAAAGGAGATGCCGAACGATGTCTTCCACACAGTTTTCCCCGATGCGTCGCCACCTGCTCGCCACATCCGTGGCCGCCGGCGTATCCGCGATGCTGCCCACCGCGCTGCATGCTGCAACCGGCGGCGACGGCATTCGCCCGTTTACCGCCCATATCCCCGATGAAGCGCTGGCCGACCTGCGCCGCCGCATTGCCGCGACGCGCTGGCCGGGCCGCGAGACCGTCGCCGACGAATCGCAGGGCGTGCGGCTCGCGCGCATGCAGGCGCTGCTGCGCTACTGGGGCACCGACTACGACTGGCGCAAGGGTGAGGCGCGCCTGAACGGTTTCCCGATGTTCATCACCGAAATCGACGGGCTCGACATTCACTTCATCCACGTGCGCTCGCGGCATGCTGATGCGATGCCGATGATCATGACGCACGGCTGGCCGGGTTCGATCTTCGAGCTGCTGAAGGCGATCGGTCCGCTGACGGATCCGACCGCCCACGGTGCGAGTGCCGACGATGCGTTCCACGTCGTCGTGCCATCGTTGCCGGGTTTCAGTTTTTCGGGGCGTCCGACGAAGACGGGCTGGGGCTCCGATCACATCGCGCGCGCATGGGGCGTGCTGATGGCGCGCCTCGGCTATACGCGCTTCGTGTCGCAGGGCGGCGACTGCGGCTCGGTGATCTCGCACCGAATGGCGATGCAGCGCGTGCAGGGCCTGGCAGGCATTCATGTGAACATGCCGGCGACGGTGCCGCCGGACATCGCGACGCTGCTCCAGACCGACGCGCCGGCGCCGGCGTCGCTGTCGCCGAAGGAGAAGGCCGCGTACGACAAGCTCGCGACGTTCTATCGCGACAACACCGGCTACTCGGCAATGATGGTCACACGCCCGCAGACAATCGGGTACGCGCTCGCCGATTCGCCGTCGGGGCAGGCCGCGTGGATGTACGACAAGATCTCGCAGTGGACCTACAGCGGCGGCGTGCCCGAACGCTCGATCCCGCGCGACGAGATTCTCGACGACATTTCGTTGTACTGGCTGACGAACACGGCGACGTCCGCCGCGCAGATCTACTGGGAGGATCACTCGAACAACTTCAACGCGGTGGACATCTCGCTGCCGGCGGCGATCACGGTGTTCCCCGGCGAGATCTACCAGGCGCCGCGCAGCTGGGCCGAGCGCAGCTATCACAACCTGATCTACTTCAACGAAGTCGACAAGGGCGGGCATTTCACGGCATGGGAGGAGCCGGAACTGTTTGCTCGCGAGGTGCGCGCCGGGTTCCGGCCGTTGCGTCGCGCGTAAGCGCGATTCGATCGAGCGACGGCGTTACGGGCCGGCGCGGGTGGCGACAGCGCGACCCGCGCCGGCCGGCAGCCGGCCGTTTCGCATGCGATTTTGAATCGTCATGTGTCGCACCGAAACACAGATACGTTGGGATACAAAGCGCCAGAAGGGAACGGATATAAAGGCGGTGAAGCGTTTCGCGCCGGTGGCGCGAAGGCGATACCCGGAGCGCCCGCACGTGCCGCTGGCGTCCTTTCTTAGCGATCGACAATGGAGAACGAGTCATGCCTGATACCGTGAACACCCGCCGCCGCCTGATCCTGGGTACGACGCTCGCCGGCCTGAGCCTGGCCGACCTCGGGTTCGGCTCGCTCGCGCGGGCGCAGTCGGCCCCTGATGCGCCGACGCCGAAGCGCGTGGCCGGTGCGGCCTCGCTCGGCAAGATCCACCAGATCGACGCGGGCGTGCTGAACGTCGGGTATGCGGATCTCGGGCCGAAGGACGGCCCCGTCGTGTTCCTCCTGCACGGCTGGCCGTACGACATCTACAGCTACGCGGAAGTCGCGCCGTTGCTCACGGCGGCCGGCTATCGCGTGATCGTGCCTTACCTGCGCGGTTACGGATCGACGACGTTCCGCTCGGCCGACACCGTGCGCAATGGCCAGCAGGCAGTGACGGCCGTCGACATCGTCGCGCTGATGGATGCGCTGAAGATCGAGCGCGCGGTATTCGGCGGTTACGACTGGGGCGCGCGCACGGCCGACATCATCGCGGCACTGTGGCCGCAACGCGTGAAGGCGCTGGTGTCCGTGAGCGGTTACCTGATCGGCAGTCAGGAGGCGAACCGAAAGCCGCTGCCGCCGCAAGCGGAATTCCAGTGGTGGTATCAGTTCTACTTCACGACCGAGCGCGGCGCGCTCGGCTACGCGGCGAACCGCGATGCGTTCAACAAGCTGATCTGGCAACTGGCGTCGCCGAAGTGGCAGTTCTCCGACGAGACCTACGCGCGCAGCGCCGCATCGTTTCAGAACCCCGACCACGTGGCCGTCGTGATCCACAACTATCGCTGGCGCCTCGGGCTTGCGAAGGGCGAGGCGCAATACGACGACATCGAGCGGCGTCTCGCGGCCGGCCCGACGATCGCCGTGCCGACGATCACGATGGAAGGCGACGCGAACGGCGCGCCGCATCCGGAGCCGGCCGCGTATGCAAAGAAGTTCACGGGCAAGTACCAGCACCGGACGATTACCGGCGGCATCGGCCACAACCTGCCGCAGGAAGCGCCGCAGGCATTCGCCGAGGCGATCCTGCAAGTGGAGCATCTGTGATGCAGGCCGGGGTTCGCGTGTTGTCTCTCCGTGCGAGACGGGCATACGTTGCCGGCGTGCTGCTGGCCGCCACGTTGGCCGTCGGCGGGCCGGCCGCGTTGGCCGAGCAGCCGAAGCCGGGCGCGTCGCCCGTCTACGGGGTGACGATCCCGCCCGGCTACCGCAAGTGGGAAATGGCCGCACCGGCGGAGGAAGCGGCGCCGCTCGACGAATTGCGCGTGGTTCTCGGCAATCCCGTCGCGATTCGCGCGCTCGAACAGTCGACGCTGCCGTTTCCGGACGGCACGATCCTCGTGAAGCTTGCGTACAAGCGCAAGCAGTCGGACGAGTTCGCGCCGGCGACGGTGCCCGGCCAGGCAACGACCGTGCAGGTGATGGTGAAGGATTCGCGCCGTTATGCGTCGACGGGCGGCTGGGGCTTCGGGCGCTTCATCAACGGCGTGCCGGCCGATATCGGCCAGCACCAGACCTGCTTCGCGTGCCATCAGGCGCGCGTGAAGAATCACGATTTTGTGTTCACGCGGCTTGCGCCCTGAAGTGACCTGAGCGGATCGGTTTGGCGGAAAGGCGTGCCGCTCGCGGCACGCCTTTTTTCATGGTGGCGGCGCAGGCGAATGGCGTATTGGTTGCCGGGTTTGTATCGCACTGTATCGGGAACCGTTGCGGAAACATCGGATTGCACAACCCACCTGTTTCGGAAACATGCCGGATACGTGAGCGGGTTCTACTGTCGACATGCAGCAAACGTTCGGTGCGAAACGTTCGCACCGGATGCCGAATGATCGATACCCCAACTTCCGCCAAGGAGAAATCTCATGAAAGCCGCTCGAATCCTCGCAGTCGCAGTGCTCGCTTCGATCCCCGCATTGTCGTTCGCCGATACCGGCCACGGCCTCACGCGCGCCGACGTGCGCGCCGAGCTCATTCGCCTCGAGAAGGCCGGCTACAACCCGGCCGGCAGCGACGCGCGTTACCCGGACGATATCGCCGCCGCACAGAACGTCGCCGCCGCGCAACAGGTAGCACGCTCCGACCAGAACGGCTCGTCGAAGTCGCAGGACGACAACGTGGCCTCCGCATCGGCGCCTGCCGCCCGCCATGCCGCAGCCGACAAGCGCGCTGCACGGAACGCGCGGACAGACGCCGACGACCTGTACGCACATTCGTGATGCATTGCCGCGCCTGCCGCACGCGGGCGCGGCCGCATCGGCAACACTTCAGATGAACGACACGACGGAAAGGAGCATGAAGATGATCGGTTTGACGAAACGGGTTCTGGTGTCCGCGGCGGTGCTCGGCGGGCTGTTCGGTGCGGTCGCGGCGCAGGCCGCGCCGATGGACGATCTGAAAGGCACGAACGTCGTGCTCGTGCACGGCGCATTCGCCGACGGATCGAGCTGGAACCGCGTGATTCCGCTGCTCGAGGCGCGCGGCCTGCACGTCGTGTCGGTGCAGAACCCGCTGAGCTCGCTTGCCGACGACGCAGCCGCGACGAAGCGCGCGATCGACGAGCAGAAGGGCCCCGTCGTGCTGGTCGGCCACTCGTGGGCCGGTGTCGTGATCAGCGACGCCGGCAACGACGACAAGGTGAAGTCGCTGGTCTACGTCGCCGCATTCGCGCCGGACAACGGCCAGTCGATCGCCGACGTCACGCAGGGGTTGCCGGCACCGTCGTGGGCCGGCGAACTGCGCAAGGACGGCGGCGGTTTCGCGACGCTATCGGACAAGGCGATCGCGCAGGATTTCGCGCCGGACCTGCCGCCCGCGCAGCAGCGCATCGTCGCGGCGACGCAAGGGCCGTGGTACGGTGGCTGCATTTCGGAGAAGGTCGCGCAGGCGGCCTGGCATGCAAAGCCGTCGTCGTTCGTCGTCGCGACGCAGGACCGGATGATCGATCCTGAACTGCAGGAGGCGATGGCGAAGCGGATCGGCGCGACGGTCACGCGCGTGAACGGCAGCCACGTCGCGATGCTGAGCCAGCCGAAGGCCGTGGCCGACGCGATCATCGCGGCGGCGGAGCGTGCGAAGCAGGATGCGCAGTGAATGCGGCGCCGCGTTGCGGACGACGCGGCGCCGTCGGTGATTGTGATGTCCTTTCACGAGGAGATGTCATGACGCAGCAACTCTGGCAACTGTCGGCGACCGAAATTGCAACACGCGTGCGGCAGCGAGAAGTGTCGGCGCGGGAAGTGGCGGATGCCGCACTGGCGCGCCTCGAAGCGGTGAACCCGGCGATCAACGCGGTGGTCGAGCATCGCCCCGAAGACGTGCGGCGGCAGGCCGACGACGTCGATCGCGCGATCGCCCGAGGCGACGATCCGGGCCCGCTCGCCGGCGTGCCCGTGACTGTGAAGATCAACGTCGACGTCGCAGCGTTCGCGACGACCAACGGCACGCGACTGCAGGAAAAACTGATCGCGAGCACGGACAGCCCGTCGGTCTCGAACCTGAGAAAGGCGGGCGCCGTGCTGCTCGGCCGCACCAATTCGCCGACGTTCGCGCTGCGCTGGTTCACGTCGAACCTCGTGCACGGCCATACGTACAACCCACGCAACCGTTCGCTGACGCCGGGCGGCTCGAGCGGCGGCGCGGCGGCTGCCGTGGCCGCCGGGATCGGCCCGATCGCGCTCGGCACCGACATCGGCGGCTCGGTGCGTTATCCGGCCTATGCGTGTGGCGTGCATGGCATCCGGCCGTCGCTCGGGCGCGTGCCGGCATTCAATGCGTCATCGCCGGAGCGTGCGATCGGCGCGCAACTGATGTCGACGACGGGGCCGATCGCACGCACGATCGACGATCTCGCACTGGCGTTGCGTGCGTTGGCCGCGCCGGACCTGCGCGATCCGTGGTACGTGCCGGTGCCGATCGACGGCCGCGCGGTGCCGAAGCGCGCGGCGCTATGCGTGCGTCCGCGCGGTCTGGAGGTCGTGCCCGAGGTCGAGGCCGCGTTGCGCGATGCCGCGCGACGGCTCGTCGACGCGGGCTGGACCGTCGACGAAATCGACGATACGCCGCCGATGCGCGAGGCCGCGCTGTTTCAGGAACAGCTCTGGCTAGGCGACGGATTCGATGTGCTGGCGAACGCGGTCGCCAGCGACGGCGATCCGGGCGCAGCCGCGGTGATCGCGGGCGTGCGCGGCAAGGTGCGCGATCTGCCGGCCGACGTGATCAGCCGCGCGCTCGTGCGGCGTACGACGCTGACGCGGCAATGGCGGCTCTTTCTCGACGACTATGCGGTGTTGTTGTTGCCGGTGTCGTCCGAGCTTCCGTTTCCCGACGATCTCGATCGGCAAGGGCCGGAAGGGTTCGAGCGCGTATGGGAAGCGCAGCTCACGCTGCGGGCGCTGCCGGCGATGGGGCTGCCGGGGCTCGCGGTAACGACGCAGATCGTGAATGACGTGCCGGTGGGCGTGCAAGTGGTTGCCGCGCATCATCGCGAGGATCTGTGCTTGCTCGCGGGGCGCGACATCGAGGCGCGCGGCGTGCCGATCGTGGTGGTCGATCCGGCACGTTGATGCGGTGACGGGATGTGGTTGCGTCGACGATGCGCCGCCACGTCCGTCGGCCGCCGTTCATCGGATCATCGTTTCATCGAAGCGCGCCGTTCTACCCGGCGCGCGATTTCATTTCGGATTCCGCTGCAACGCACAGCGCGTCGCGTGCAGGGTGGCGTAAGCAGTCTTTTCCCGCGGCGACGCGAGAGTGTGAAGGCGCTCAGCGCCCCGCCAGCATCCGCCCGCCGAGCCCCATCAGCAGCAGCCCGGCCGTCGTGTCGAGCACGGCCTTGCGCCGGACCAGCAGCCGGCGCACCGACGGGTGCGACGCGAGCAGCGCCATCGAGCAGTACCACGCGCCCGAAATTCCGATCGACAGTGCGACGACGGCCAGATCGAGCCACGCCGGTGCATGGGCCGGCACCATCAACGCGAAGATACTGCCGTAGAACGCGACGGCTTTCGGATTCGTCATGCTGACCACATAGCCCTTCCGTGCGGCATGCCAGCCGGAGGACGCGGCCGGCGCGGAAACGGCGACCGGCTTGCGCGCGGTCAGCACCATTTTCAGGCCGAGCCAGATCAGGTATGTCGCACCGCCCAGGCGCAGCGCGGTGTGCACCCAGGCGACGTGGGTCACGAGCAGGCTGAGGCCGGCAATCGCGATCGCGGCCCAGGTGCCCGATGCGGCGGCGAGGCCGAGCCCCGTCATCACGCCGGCGCGGCGTTGCGCGATCGCGGTCGACGTGACGATCACGAAGTTCGGGCCCGGGCTGGCCACGCTGAGCAGCAGGACGCCGGCGAGCGGCAGCAGGGTAGCGATAGTGGTCGACATGGCTTGGGCGGTGAAGCGACGGAAGGGATGTTGATCTTAACCGAGCACGACTTGCCGGTCGCCGCACGGCTGCTGGTGCGATTGTTGACGGCATTGGAAAGGTCCAATCCAGAAGCAGCAATATGTGCCGCGAATATGACCGATTATTCTCCCGAGCGCTATACCGGCAGTCGGACACGAATGCTGTCGGACTGCTTACAAAATCAATCGCTCAGGGAGGCCTTTCATGAAACGCATCGTCGTATCCGGTGGTGTCGGCGCGGTATTTGTCTTGACAGCGGCGTCGTCCGCATTTGCGCAGAGTTCCGTCACGTTGTATGGCCTCGTCGATACGGCGATCCGTTATCAGACGAACGCCGGCCCGGACGGCCGCGACCTGGTCGGCATGACGGTCGGCCCGGAAACGCATAGTCGCTGGGGCTTGCGCGGCAGCGAGGATCTCGGCGGCGGCCTGTCGGCGATCTTTCGTCTCGAGAACGGCTTCGAGCTCGGCGACGGCAAGCTGCACGTCGCGAACACGCTGTTCAGCCGGCAGGCATACGTCGGCCTGTCGAGCGACCGGTACGGCTCGCTGACCTTCGGCAACCAGTACGCGCCGCTGTACGACACGATGGGCGACGTGTTCGATCCGATGACCGTCGGCGACTACTGGCAGGACAGCTGGGCGTACAACGGCATCGGCAATTACCTGACCGTGCCGAACTCCGTGAAGTACAAGTTCACGTACAACGGCTTCAGCGTCGATGCGATCTACGGGTTCGGCAATCATGCCGGCGCGATGGGCCTCGACAGCACGTACGGAGTCGAGCTGACCTATGCGCAAGGGCCCGCGTCGATCAACGCCGGCTTCCAGCAAACCTCGGTGGCGTCCGTGAACGGCAGTGCGGTCAATGGCGCGAAAGTGAACTTCCTGCACGTGAGCGGCGCGTATCAGGTCACGCCGTCCGTGCGTCTGCTGGCCGGCTGGCTGCATGGTCAGGACAAGACGGGCACGACGGACTTCAACATGCAGCAGGCCGGTGCGCCCACGCTCGGCGGCGGCAGCCCGAATCGCATCGACGATACGTTCTACGTCGGCGCGAACTGGCAGGCCACCGCGCCGCTGCTGATCACGGTGGCCGGTTATTACGGCCACGCGCGCAATGCGGAGCGTCTCGACGGCACGCTCGGCTCCGGGATCAACTACTCGGCGACCGTGCTGGCGGAATATGCGCTGTCGAAGCACACGGAGGTGTACGGCACGGTCGATTTCGCACGCGGCAACGGCGCGTTCGCGGCCGACTATCCGGGTGCCACCAACCGGCTCACCGGCAAGGTCGACCAGATCGGCAGGACCAACAATGTCGGGGCCGCGATCGGCCTGCGCCAGATGTTCTGACGACGGCGCGCGCGGCGGTCGCAAACGAAAGAAACGCGTGGCGACCGGCGCCGCCACGCGTCCGGTATCGACGCGTGCGGCGCCCGAATCGGGCGTCTGCGCGTTCCGGCGTCGGAAGTCGAACCCCAGCCCGCCCGGTGCCGCGGCCCGCGCCGTATCCTTCTGCGCTTCCGACACGGTCGCATCGGTCGTCATCATCAGCCGCGCGACCGATGCAGCGTTTTGCAGTGGTATAGAGTGCGCGGCGACGAGAAGGTGGCGTGTGCCGCGTTCATCCGTCACGACGCGACGCGAATCACGACCTTGCCGAAATGCTGTCCCGACTGCAGGTAGGCATAGGCCTGCGGCGCCTCGTCGAAACCGAACACGCGATCGACCACCGGCTTGATCCGCTTCGCGTCGACGAGCCGCACGACGTCGTCGAGCATCGCGCGGCTGCCAACCATCAAGCCGTGCAGCTGCCGGATGCCGCCGATCAGCGACAGCAGTCCGAGTTCCGGGCCGCCAAAGCTGCTGAGGCCGCCGATGACCGAGACGATGCCGCCCATTTTCGTCGCGGCGATCGAGCGCGCGAGCGTATCGCGTCCGCCGACTTCGACGACGAGATCCGCGCCCGCACCGCCGGTGAGGCGCAGCACTTCATGCTGCCATTCGGGTGTCGTGCGGTAGTTGATCGTTGCGTCCGCACCGAGTGCGCGGGCGCGTTCGAGCTTTGCATCGCTCGACGAGGTCACGATCGTGCGCAGTCCGGCCGCATGAGCGAGCTGCAGCGCGATGATCGATACACCGCCCGTGCCCAGCAGCACGACCGTCGCGCCCGGCTCCAGCCCGCCATCGACGAACAGCGCATTCCACGCGGTGATGCCCGCGCACGACAGCGTCGCCGCTTCGTCGTAGTCGAGATGCGCGGGAATTCCGACCAGCGCGGTTTCCTCGGAGACGAAGCGTTCCGCGAGCACGCCGTCGAAATGGGAGCCGGGCGACCCCGAGACTTTCCGCGGCGTGGGCGGCCCGTCGATCCAGTGCGGGAAATACGTGTTGATCACGCGATCGCCCGGCTTGAACCGCGTGACGTCGCGGCCGGTTTCGACGACCTCGCCTGCGCCGTCGGCGACAGGGATCAGTGCGTCCGTGCCGATGCCGAGATAGTCGCCGCGCGCGAACATCAGGTCGCGATAGTTCAGTGCTGTCGAGTGGATCCTCACGACGACGTCGGTCGGTCCGACCGGGCGGAGCGTCGCGTCGATGCGCCGGAGCCCGGCAATGCCGTCTCCTGGTTTGACTTGCCATGCGTGCATGGCGACTCCTTTTTCGAGATAGACGGGACTATCATAATGTTGCGCAACGGGACGCATTGGCGAGAATTCGGCCAACGATTGTCGCCGAAGCGGATACAAATCAGTCATCCCACCGGAGCGGAATTGCATGGACGAGCGGCTGAGGGGCATCGCCGAATTTGTCGACGTCGTGGAGTCGGGCAGCTTCGCGGCGGCGGCGCTGCGCCTCGGCATGACGCGCTCGGCGGTTGCGAAGATCGTCGCGAGGCTCGAACAGCGGCTGGGCGCGCGGCTCTTGCGGCGTACGACGCGCCAGCTCGGCTTGACCGACGAAGGGCTCGTCTATTACGAGCAGTGTCGGCGCTTGCTGGCCGAACTCGGCGAGACGGAAGCCGCGCTCGACGCGGGCCGACGCCAGCCGACCGGGCGCGTGCGGGTCAGCGTGCCCGTGCTGTTCGGCCGCCAATGCGTGGCGCCTGTCGTGCGGCGTCTCGTCGAGCGTCATCCGCGGCTTGAAATCGACGTGTCGTTCAGCGATCGCGTCGCCGATCTCGTCAACGACGGCTTCGACATCGCGGTGCGTATTGGTCCGCTTGCCGACACGAGTGCGCTGGTCGGCCGCAAGCTGGGTGTGCAGCGCATGGGCATCTGTGCATCGCCCGCGTATCTCGATCGCCACGGCCGGCCGTCGGGGCTCGACGAACTCGCGTCGCACGGCGGCGTCGCCTATTCGCGCGGCGGGCAGCCGACGCCGTGGCGAATCATCGGCGCGGACGGCGCGGTGCACGACCATCGCCCGGCAGGCCGCCTGCGGTTCGACGACCTGCAGGCGATCGCCGACGCGGCGGCAGCGGGCGCGGGCCTCGCGTGGCTGCCATGCTGGCTGATGGCGCCGTACGTGCGCGACGGCCGTCTCGTGCTCGTGATGGACAGCGACAGCGTGTCGGGCGCCGAAGTGTTCGTGGTGCGGCCGGCGTCGCGCAATGTGCCGATGAAGGTGCGCGTTGTCATCGATGCGCTCATTGACGAGATTCCGCGGATGCTGGCGTCGGACGAGGCGGACGGCGAGCGCGTGCCGCGGCGCATCGTTCAGGCGCCGTAGCCACGACGCACGATCGGAGCGGCCGACGCGAACCATGGCGACCATACGCGCATTCGCGCAACGCACGCATTGTCGCGCGCGTCGTAAAACAAGGGCCGGCGTGCATATTCCCCATTCCCGTTAGCATGTGACGAATCCGACTTTGGGGCTTGCGCGGGCGACGCTAAGATCGCCGATCCGTAGATCGAGCGTTCGACAAAATGAAAAAATCCGCGTCGCCGTGGCATGCCTTCCGTTTCCGTGTCGTCTGCGCCGCGACCGCCGGCGCGCTGTCGCTCGCGTCGTGCGGCGGCATCGATGGCGATCCGCCGCCGCAGGCCAATGCGACGCCCGCGGCCAAGCGCCCGAACATCCTGTATATCATGGCCGACGATCTCGGCTATTCCGACATCCATGCATTCGGCGGCGAGATCAGCACGCCGAACCTCGACGCGCTCGTCGCATCGGGCCGCATCCTGTCGAATCACCACACGGGCACCGTATGCGCGATCACGCGCGCGATGCTGATTTCCGGCACCGATCATCACCTCGTCGGCGAAGGCACGATGGGCGTGCCGACCGACGAGCGGCGCGGGCTGCCCGGCTACGAAGGCTATCTGAACGATCGCGCGCTTTCGTTCGCACAACTTCTGAAGGACGCCGGCTATCACACTTATATCGCGGGCAAGTGGCATATCGGCTCGGGGATCGTCGGCAGTGCGACGGGCAGCGGACAGACGCCGGACCAGTGGGGCTTCGAGCGCAGCTACGTGCTGCTTGGCGGCGCGGCGACGAACCACTTCGCGCACGAGCCGGCCGGCTCGTCGAACTACACGGAAGACGGCCGCTATGTGCAGCCGGGCCAGCCCGGACAGCCGGGCGGCGCGGGCGGCGCGGGCGGCAGTCCGGCCGTGTTCTATTCGACCGACTTCTATACGCAGAAGCTGATCTCGTACATCGACTCGAACAAGCAGGACGGGAAGCCGTTTTTCGCGTATGCGGCGTACACGTCGCCGCACTGGCCGCTGCAGGTGCCGGACCCGTGGCTGCATAAATATGCGGGCGTGTACGACGCCGGCTACGACGCGATCCGCAACGCGCGGATCGCGCGACAGAAGGCGCTCGGCCTGATCCCCGCCGACTTCAAGCCGTTCGACGGCCTGCCGGAAACGACGTCGGCATCGCCGGCCACCGCGAACAACGGCACCGCGAACGCGAAGTACATCAGCGCCGTGCACTCGGCCGCCGACGGCTACAGCGACTACGGCGCCGGCAAGGTCGACAAGTCGTGGGCGAGCCTGACCCCGGCCGAGCGCCGCGCGCAGGCGCGCTACATGGAGATCTATGCGGGGATGGTCGAGAACCTCGACTACAACATCGGCCTCCTGATCCAGCACCTGAAGGACATCGGCGAATACGACAACACGTTCATCATGTTCCAGTCGGACAACGGCGCCGAAGGCTGGCCGATCGACTCCGGCGCGGACCCGACGGCGACCGATACCGCGAACGGGCAGGAGCCGGTCTATTCGACGCTCGGCACCGACAACGGCAAGCAGAACGCGCAACGGCTGCAATACGGGCTGCGTTGGGCAGAAGTGAGCGCGACGCCGTTCCGGCTCACCAAAGGCTATTCGGCCGAAGGCGGCGTGTCGACACCGACGATCGTGCGCCTTCCGGGGCAGACGCGGCAGTTGCCGACGCTGCGTGCGTTCACGCACGTGACCGACAACACGGCGACCTTCCTCGCGGTCGCGGGCGTCACGCCGCCGTCGCAGCCGGCGCCGCCGCTCGTGAACACGTTGACGGGCGTCGACCAGAACAAGGGCAAGGTGGTCTACAACAACCGCTACGTCTATCCGGTGACGGGGCAATCTCTGTTGCCGGTGCTCACCGGCTCGGCGACGGGCGAAGTGCATACGACGCCATTCGGCGACGAAGCGTACGGCCGCGCCTACTTGCGCAGCGCCGACGGCCGCTGGAAGGCGCTGTGGACCGAGCCGCCGCTCGGCCCGCTCGATGGTCACTGGCAGCTGTACGACCTCGCGGCGGACCGCGGCGAGACGACCGACGTATCCGCGCAGAACCCGTCGGTGATCGGCACGCTGGTCGACCAGTGGAAGACCTACATGGGCAACGTCGGCGGCGTGGAGCCGTTGCGTCCGCGCGGCTACTACTGAGGACGACACGATGCGGCTCCGCTTCTGGACGCTCGGCGCGGCGCTCGCGGCCACGCTGTTCGCCGCCGCGTTCGCCGCTGGCTATGCAAGCCCGTCGGCGTTGCCCCGCGGCGCCTTCGACGACGCGAATCGCGGCCGCACGCTCGCACCGCTCGGCTCGGAGCGGCAGTGCGAGCGCTACTCGGGGCTGCCGGCGAAGTG encodes:
- a CDS encoding epoxide hydrolase family protein, with the translated sequence MSSTQFSPMRRHLLATSVAAGVSAMLPTALHAATGGDGIRPFTAHIPDEALADLRRRIAATRWPGRETVADESQGVRLARMQALLRYWGTDYDWRKGEARLNGFPMFITEIDGLDIHFIHVRSRHADAMPMIMTHGWPGSIFELLKAIGPLTDPTAHGASADDAFHVVVPSLPGFSFSGRPTKTGWGSDHIARAWGVLMARLGYTRFVSQGGDCGSVISHRMAMQRVQGLAGIHVNMPATVPPDIATLLQTDAPAPASLSPKEKAAYDKLATFYRDNTGYSAMMVTRPQTIGYALADSPSGQAAWMYDKISQWTYSGGVPERSIPRDEILDDISLYWLTNTATSAAQIYWEDHSNNFNAVDISLPAAITVFPGEIYQAPRSWAERSYHNLIYFNEVDKGGHFTAWEEPELFAREVRAGFRPLRRA
- a CDS encoding porin, which encodes MKRIVVSGGVGAVFVLTAASSAFAQSSVTLYGLVDTAIRYQTNAGPDGRDLVGMTVGPETHSRWGLRGSEDLGGGLSAIFRLENGFELGDGKLHVANTLFSRQAYVGLSSDRYGSLTFGNQYAPLYDTMGDVFDPMTVGDYWQDSWAYNGIGNYLTVPNSVKYKFTYNGFSVDAIYGFGNHAGAMGLDSTYGVELTYAQGPASINAGFQQTSVASVNGSAVNGAKVNFLHVSGAYQVTPSVRLLAGWLHGQDKTGTTDFNMQQAGAPTLGGGSPNRIDDTFYVGANWQATAPLLITVAGYYGHARNAERLDGTLGSGINYSATVLAEYALSKHTEVYGTVDFARGNGAFAADYPGATNRLTGKVDQIGRTNNVGAAIGLRQMF
- a CDS encoding LysE family translocator; its protein translation is MSTTIATLLPLAGVLLLSVASPGPNFVIVTSTAIAQRRAGVMTGLGLAAASGTWAAIAIAGLSLLVTHVAWVHTALRLGGATYLIWLGLKMVLTARKPVAVSAPAASSGWHAARKGYVVSMTNPKAVAFYGSIFALMVPAHAPAWLDLAVVALSIGISGAWYCSMALLASHPSVRRLLVRRKAVLDTTAGLLLMGLGGRMLAGR
- a CDS encoding DUF4148 domain-containing protein, producing the protein MKAARILAVAVLASIPALSFADTGHGLTRADVRAELIRLEKAGYNPAGSDARYPDDIAAAQNVAAAQQVARSDQNGSSKSQDDNVASASAPAARHAAADKRAARNARTDADDLYAHS
- a CDS encoding alpha/beta fold hydrolase, with the protein product MIGLTKRVLVSAAVLGGLFGAVAAQAAPMDDLKGTNVVLVHGAFADGSSWNRVIPLLEARGLHVVSVQNPLSSLADDAAATKRAIDEQKGPVVLVGHSWAGVVISDAGNDDKVKSLVYVAAFAPDNGQSIADVTQGLPAPSWAGELRKDGGGFATLSDKAIAQDFAPDLPPAQQRIVAATQGPWYGGCISEKVAQAAWHAKPSSFVVATQDRMIDPELQEAMAKRIGATVTRVNGSHVAMLSQPKAVADAIIAAAERAKQDAQ
- a CDS encoding amidase family protein: MTQQLWQLSATEIATRVRQREVSAREVADAALARLEAVNPAINAVVEHRPEDVRRQADDVDRAIARGDDPGPLAGVPVTVKINVDVAAFATTNGTRLQEKLIASTDSPSVSNLRKAGAVLLGRTNSPTFALRWFTSNLVHGHTYNPRNRSLTPGGSSGGAAAAVAAGIGPIALGTDIGGSVRYPAYACGVHGIRPSLGRVPAFNASSPERAIGAQLMSTTGPIARTIDDLALALRALAAPDLRDPWYVPVPIDGRAVPKRAALCVRPRGLEVVPEVEAALRDAARRLVDAGWTVDEIDDTPPMREAALFQEQLWLGDGFDVLANAVASDGDPGAAAVIAGVRGKVRDLPADVISRALVRRTTLTRQWRLFLDDYAVLLLPVSSELPFPDDLDRQGPEGFERVWEAQLTLRALPAMGLPGLAVTTQIVNDVPVGVQVVAAHHREDLCLLAGRDIEARGVPIVVVDPAR
- a CDS encoding cytochrome P460 family protein, with translation MQAGVRVLSLRARRAYVAGVLLAATLAVGGPAALAEQPKPGASPVYGVTIPPGYRKWEMAAPAEEAAPLDELRVVLGNPVAIRALEQSTLPFPDGTILVKLAYKRKQSDEFAPATVPGQATTVQVMVKDSRRYASTGGWGFGRFINGVPADIGQHQTCFACHQARVKNHDFVFTRLAP
- a CDS encoding alpha/beta fold hydrolase codes for the protein MPDTVNTRRRLILGTTLAGLSLADLGFGSLARAQSAPDAPTPKRVAGAASLGKIHQIDAGVLNVGYADLGPKDGPVVFLLHGWPYDIYSYAEVAPLLTAAGYRVIVPYLRGYGSTTFRSADTVRNGQQAVTAVDIVALMDALKIERAVFGGYDWGARTADIIAALWPQRVKALVSVSGYLIGSQEANRKPLPPQAEFQWWYQFYFTTERGALGYAANRDAFNKLIWQLASPKWQFSDETYARSAASFQNPDHVAVVIHNYRWRLGLAKGEAQYDDIERRLAAGPTIAVPTITMEGDANGAPHPEPAAYAKKFTGKYQHRTITGGIGHNLPQEAPQAFAEAILQVEHL